GGAACCGTGAAACTGGCAGACTTCGGCGTCGCTCACGTGTTTGCCACCACCCGGTTAACTCGCACCGGTGGAGTCGTCGGGACGGCCGAATACATGTCCCCCGAACAGTCACGAGGACAGCGGGCCACCAAGCTTAGCGACATGTATTCGTTGGGGGCGGTCATGTATGTGATGCTGACCGGTCGACCTCCGTTTACCGGCCAGACCGCAGGCGACATTCTTCACAAACACCAGTACGCTCAATGCGACAAGCCCGGTCGTTACGTCCCGGAGATCCCTCGGCTGCTGGAAGACTTCGTATGCAAGCTGCTGGAAAAGAGGCCGGAAAATCGCATCCCGGACGCGTTTGTGGCCATTCGCCAGTTGACGAATATCCGTTCAAGAATTGAATTCGAACAGCAGCAGAAATCACAAACGGCGACCGCGGCGGCGAGTCCCAGGCCTGACTTAACGTCTCCTGTTGCTGCCGACAGAACTCAGGGCAGTCACGACGATGCGTCACGGTACCTGCCCGGCCCGGCGACCATGGTGCGCGACGCCATTCGCGACGACATTCAGGCGTCGTTGAAGAAGTCGCCGCTCGCTCAGTTTTTTGACAACACGTTTGTGTTGATCACTTTGCTGTGCCTCGTGATCGCTGCCGGCTTTTACTTTTCAACCACGACAACTCCAGACCCAAGTGAGAACTTCGCGCGAGCCAAGGAGATTATGGAAAACGAACCCAGCGCCGCGTGGTTGCGAATTCGCGATGACGTGCTTCAGCCGTTGTTGGCGTCCGGTGACCTGGAAGACAAACGCGAGCAAATGCAGCAGTGGGTGCAGATGGCGGATCAGTATGAATTCTGCCGCAAACTTCAAATCGCGACCCCGTCAGACGGTTCCAGTCAGTCTGAACTGCATCGGCTGATCGCGTTCGCTTTTGAAACTTACACGGACGGCCGAGTTTCCGACGCAACAGAACAGTTGCACGCGATACAAAACTTACTGACCGACGACGACGTGTACCTGCGTGATTTTTTACGATCGACGCTGCAGGAATGGGAAGCAGACCACAGCAATACCGGTCGCCGCGAGCTTGTTCGACGAATTATCGATCAGGCACAATCCGCCATCGATGGCGACGGCGATCCACAGCAGGCAGCTGACGCCCTGCAATCAGTCCTCGTCCTGTTTAACGACGATCGGTTTCTGCAAAAGGAACTCGACACCTGCCGGTCGCTTCTGGAGACACTTTCTGTTCAGGCTCAGGAATAGCGGCCGCACAAATAGCCAGGTAGCAAACCGATTGCACACATCATTCTCACCGGACATTTCTCATGAATACGTTTCGACTGTTTGTGTTACCTGCCACTTTAATCACCTGTGTCATCGCGTCCACAACGTTTGCTGCCGATGTTGACTGGCAACCTGACGCGCCGCGCGACGAAATTCGGCCAATCTTTGAAAAACGCGCTGATGGAACGTTGGCTTTGAAAGCCGACGACCGAACGGGCGTCATTGGCTGGTGGTCGACAACAATGCCCGTCGAGCCGGGTCTGCACTACCGCTTTAGCGTGCGACGCAAAGCAACGGGAATGGATGCCGAACAGGCTCGACAAGCAGCGACCGTTCGCTTGCTGTGGCAGGACAACAAGGGCAACCGCGTCGTGCGTGATGAGCCGACCTTCGCATCATACCGCCCGGGCACACCTCCACGAGCGGAACCGGAATTCCCAGCGGACATCGACATGGACGGCGACTCAGCAATCGTCGCTGGCGTCTACAAAGTGCCGAAGGCGGCAAGTCAGGTGAAGGTCGAATTGCAGTTTCGTTGGGGGCCACCGAATTCACAGGTCGAATGGTCGGACGTGCGTTTCGAACAGGTCGATCCGCCAACGCCAAGACTCGTCAAAATTGCCGCTATCCATCATCAGCCGCGTGCAGGAAAGACGGCTGCGGAAAAGCGAGAACAGTTCGAGCCGCTGATTGCGGATGCGGCAAAGCAGGGAGCTGACCTGATTGTACTGCCGGAAACTCTGACGGTTTACGGCTCTGGCTCAACATATGCCGATTGCGCAGAACCGATTCCCGGCCCGTCTACGGAATTCTTCGGCCGCCTTGCTAAGCAATATGACACTCACATCGTGGCGGGCCTGATGGAACGCGACCAGCATCTGATTTACAACGTCGCCGTGCTTCTGGGACCGGACGGTAAGATTATCGGCAAGTATCGGAAGGTCACTTTGCCGCGTGGCGAAGTCGAAGGCGGAATAACGCCGGGCAACGAATACCCCGTTTTCGAAACGTCGTTTGGAAAAGTGGGCATGATGATTTGTTACGACGGGTTCTTCCCGGAAGTCGCGAGGGAACTCACGAAGAACGGTGCGGAGATCATTGCGTGGCCAGTGTGGGGCTGCAATCCGATGCTCGGAGCCGCTCGTGCGTGTGAGAACCATGTATACGTCGCCAGCAGCACCTACACAGACGCCGCCAACAATTGGATGATCACCGGCATCTACGGACACGATGGCACCGTGCTGGCTCAAGCCAAAAAATGGGGCACATCGGCCATCACGGAAGTCGACCTCAACAAGCCGCTGTACTGGCACAGCCTCGGCGACTTTCAGGCCCAAATCGAACGTCACCGCCCGCTAGCGCACTGAAGTCAGCATGGAAGGTCTGTCGAACAAACAGTTTGACAATTGGCTTTCTACTTGCCCGCTCTTGCTGTTCCTAATCCGGTTATGTCGACGATGCGGTTGTGTTTCACGATCGCAGCAACGGAAACTCGATTTTCCGGTTCAACGGGCGGGCATTGCGGTGTCCGGGAATGCAATTCGGTGCTCCGTGAGGTAATAATTCGAAGACTCGAAAGTTCATCGAAGCCCAGAGACTTAGAATTATGCCGATCAAGGTTCGTTGCAAAGAATGCAGCACGGTAATGGCGGTGCCGGATAAGGCCGCCGGCCGCGCAGTCAAATGCAAATCGTGCGGTGGCCGAGTGCCCGTGCCGAATCCCGCCGCACGGAAGGCGAAAGCCAGTCGCTCAGCACAGGGCGCCGCAGGCAGTGAGGCAGCGAAAAGTCGTCCGGCCAAGAAACGCCCCGTAAAAAAACGGCGTCCACGCCCGGCTGCGGAACCGTCGTTTGACGACTTCGGCGATTCAGACGATCTGTTCGGTGGCCTGGACCTGG
This DNA window, taken from Fuerstiella marisgermanici, encodes the following:
- a CDS encoding serine/threonine protein kinase, encoding MHPDRIGPYLIDRKIGSGGMGNVYLGTHETTGEQVAVKVLPASMAREEGFVNRFSREIEALRKVSHQNIVQIYEDGQTDDGSYYFSMEYVDGETLTSIVTQQKKIPWPEVIDLSLQIASALKAAHNEGIVHRDLKPSNLMVTDDGTVKLADFGVAHVFATTRLTRTGGVVGTAEYMSPEQSRGQRATKLSDMYSLGAVMYVMLTGRPPFTGQTAGDILHKHQYAQCDKPGRYVPEIPRLLEDFVCKLLEKRPENRIPDAFVAIRQLTNIRSRIEFEQQQKSQTATAAASPRPDLTSPVAADRTQGSHDDASRYLPGPATMVRDAIRDDIQASLKKSPLAQFFDNTFVLITLLCLVIAAGFYFSTTTTPDPSENFARAKEIMENEPSAAWLRIRDDVLQPLLASGDLEDKREQMQQWVQMADQYEFCRKLQIATPSDGSSQSELHRLIAFAFETYTDGRVSDATEQLHAIQNLLTDDDVYLRDFLRSTLQEWEADHSNTGRRELVRRIIDQAQSAIDGDGDPQQAADALQSVLVLFNDDRFLQKELDTCRSLLETLSVQAQE
- a CDS encoding carbon-nitrogen hydrolase family protein, whose protein sequence is MNTFRLFVLPATLITCVIASTTFAADVDWQPDAPRDEIRPIFEKRADGTLALKADDRTGVIGWWSTTMPVEPGLHYRFSVRRKATGMDAEQARQAATVRLLWQDNKGNRVVRDEPTFASYRPGTPPRAEPEFPADIDMDGDSAIVAGVYKVPKAASQVKVELQFRWGPPNSQVEWSDVRFEQVDPPTPRLVKIAAIHHQPRAGKTAAEKREQFEPLIADAAKQGADLIVLPETLTVYGSGSTYADCAEPIPGPSTEFFGRLAKQYDTHIVAGLMERDQHLIYNVAVLLGPDGKIIGKYRKVTLPRGEVEGGITPGNEYPVFETSFGKVGMMICYDGFFPEVARELTKNGAEIIAWPVWGCNPMLGAARACENHVYVASSTYTDAANNWMITGIYGHDGTVLAQAKKWGTSAITEVDLNKPLYWHSLGDFQAQIERHRPLAH